DNA sequence from the Lodderomyces elongisporus chromosome 5, complete sequence genome:
cagacACTTTTAGCCACTATACTTGCTACTGAATGGAAGATACAAGAAAAAGTGTCTGAAAATTTATAgttggtagtagtggtggtgaaaaagggggggggggtccTTTTTCGagttaaatttttttttttttttttttcaatgcaGTTCTCTGTTTTGTCAGTCATTATAAAAATTTCTTGGTTTTTGGTTCCTTTTTGGTTTCCAGTTTTGGTTTCCATTTTTGGTTCCGCTCCGTTCTGGTTCCGGTTTCTTACGGAGCTCTACGGTTATTGCTCGGCTATTACCAAGTCCTACCCAGAATGCACAGCTCGGGTAACTTATATCAGACCTACACAATATTTCGATTTTCgattttcgttttttttcattttgttttgtttttttcggtagttgatgatgtttAGATACAACCTACACCAAAACTTACATCGAGTTTAAGGTCTTACTTTGGCTGACCGATAAAGCTTAAACTATGAACGTCTTTTCCGCGTATTTGGGGGTGAGGGAAGTGAGTGACACCTGCCAGCTGATAATAATTTTATCAACTAATAAAATTTTGTTCGTGCTATCTTATTCTTCTATCGCCGACAAGGTGAagtagagaaagaagagaagcaCAAGGCCAAACTTTTTCTTAAACAACCGGGTAAGAGACAaattcccttttttttttttttttatttatttttggtcTATCTTTTCGAGTTATATCTTGTGAAACCTTGGTTTGTGATGGTTATTAAATtgagaatgagaatgagaTTGTTGCACAGACACGAGaaacattttgaaaaaaaaacaacaacacacatacaaatGACAGTTCAACATTCTAGGCATATCTCATCGGCCAAACATTGCTATTGTCTCACTTCTAATCACAAACCTTTAGGAAGCAGGTCACGCATTGCTATTGAGCTATAGAAAAGCGTATTTATcaaaattcttttcttttctttttttttttcttttttttttttcttttttttggttcttcttTATTGAATTTTagctacttttttttttgggtggAGCTGTTATTTACATTCTTAATAGGCATCCATTCAACCGAGCAGTGAGTATAGTTCAACATTCCAGCACCCCAGCACCCCAGCACTCACGACCTATacacaagaacaaaatcgtaaagaaacaaagacaaaaaaagttaCTCATCACAAAGATTCAACCACTATTCTCTAGAGTTCTACACCGTAATTCCCGCTAGCCTAACCTTTTCTTCAGTAAACTGttctacttttttgttttactaTTCCTAATGTGAATGAAATATGAAGAATGTGCTTTAACAGTCCACACACTCCCCCCCCTTTATCCACTTTATACAATTGCTACAGAACAgttaaaataaataaatgacTTAAAAATAActtaaaagtaaaaaaaataatggtTAGCAAATTGACTCCCAGAATAACTCGATACTGGCACTTTTCGACCCCAATGCTCTTCTAGAGCTGGAAGACCTCGTAAAAAGTACACAAATTTATTCTTACATTATTAATTACTCACAATTGTCCAATTTGTCTGTTAATTTTGTGTcctcttgttgttcttcttcttcaaaaataacaaaaataacaTATTGTAGTGTCTGCATATTCAGTATTGGGCTTACCAAAAAGTATCCGACAATAGCTACATTTGGCTCCAGACATTTATTTCGATTTTTAGTTCCtaatttttggttttaataTTTATAATATTTTGGAGCTGGAAAttcagaataaaaaaaaaaacaaaaaacaaaattgagtGTCTGATTTACTTCAAGTACCACAGAGATAAAATTCCGTCTTTTCCATCAAGGGCGTAGAGGACAGAGAGAGGGAAGGTAGCAgcaccaacatcaacaccaacaccaacaccaacaccaacaccaacattAACATTAACATTAACACTAACACTAACACGCATCATTACGCTTACTTTGATGACAAGACATAATAATCAGATATGACACCCCCCCTTAGAATAAATGGTTATCACTTATATCCACCCAGTCAGAATGTGCTGTCATTATCTTCATGATTGCTTGCTTGCTTCAACGTGCACCCAAAGACCAATCTATACCATTGCTTCTCTTTGTCTTCTCTAATTCACATAATTCCGTTCccaaaataattaaaacaaaaaaaaaaaaaacaaggccACTAATCTCAGTTTCATTAACCTTGGTTGAAACTGGACATTCTTTTCTACCACATTCCTTCCCCACCCTTCACCCACCTTTTCTACTACACACGCACATTATATTATATCCACATTTGCACCACCACTACAGGTGAATTGACCTTATTTGATAACTTCTTTACACACTCTATGCTaaaagattgaagaaaaaaattaaacaaattaaacaaacaaaagcaaaacaaaacaaattaaacaaaagaaaggaaaagaaaaactatTAATCTATATCAGAGTAACCATATCACGTGACATAATATttaacagcagcagcaacaacaacaacaacaacaataacaataaacTAACACAAAATATAATGTTGccaaaaaattgagaaaaatGACCATAGCTACAGAAGCGGTAATCGACCAATTTAGATTTATATAGAAGCTTGCCATTTCTCAAACAATTTAAATCTTTGCATTATCCTCCTCTGCGCTTTCTTTATACACAAGTATGCCGGACTACTCAACCTCTAACAATCTCTACCTCGGATTCGACCTATCGACACAACAactcaaaatcattgtAACCAATGAACACCTCCACGCACTAAACACCTACAATGTCGAGTTTGACTCAGTTTACAAAGACAAATACGGGATACACAAGGGCGTCATTTCGGGCAAAGATGGGGAAATCGTGAGTCCCGTATTGATGTGGCTAGATGCAATTGACCACTTGTTTGCCGAGATGAAGAATGAGAAATTCCCATTTGAAAAGGTTGTCGGTATCAGTGGAAGCGGCCAGCAACACGGGTCCATCTACTGGTCTCATGATGCAGACAAGCTCCTTGGCGAATTGAACCCAGAACTTGACTTGAGTCAACAACTACCGGAAGCCTTGAGCTGGGAAATGTCACCCAACTGGCAGGACCACTCAACAATACCCGAGGCAAACGTGTTTCACGATGTAGTGGGCAAGGAAAACTTGGCACGCATTACAGGCTCCAGAGCCCACTTGAGATTTACCGGCTTACAAATTAGAAAATTTGTAACTAGATCACACGGGAAAGAATACCAGCACACTGCAAGAATATCGCTCGTAAGTTCATTTGTCACTAGTGTGCTATTGGGCCATATAGCTGAACTAGAACAAAGTGACGCATGTGGAATGAACTTGTATGATATCAACAAACAAGACTATGATGACGAGCTATTGGCGATTGCAGCCGGCGTCTCTACAAAAGCTGACGGCGTAGCCAAATCCGATCCCAAGTACCAAGAATCGATTGACgcattgaaacaaaaattaggCCCTATCAAGCCCATTACTTACAAAGCAGCTGGTAATATATCACCTTACTTTGTGTCCAAGTATGGCTTTTCACAAGATTGCAAAGTCTATTCATTTACAGGCGACAACTTGGCAACAATTATCTCGCTCCCATTACAACCAAACGACtgtcttgtttctttgggAACCTCAACAACGGTTTTGCTCATTACGGAAAACTACCAACCATCATCACAATACCATTTATTCAAACACCCCACGATGCCCAACCACTATATGGGTATGATTTGCTATTCCAATGGCGCGTTGGCGAGAGAAAAAGCCAGAGACGAAATCAATAAAGCGCACAAAGTTGCAAACCCCAAATCGTGGGACCAATTCAACGCCATTTTGGACAAGAGCCACTCGTTTAATGGGAAATTGGGCATTTACTTCCCAATAGGAGAAATTGTACCACAAGCACCAGCACAAACAATTAGAGCAGTGCTAGACAAAGGTGGcgataacaataacaataacaataacaataacaataacaacaaaaacaacaacaacaacactaaCCATAATGGTGAATATAAAGTAACCTCGTGTGAGTTGGATACACACGATTTTGTTATTGACGATGATGCACTTGCTATTGTCGAGAGTCAAACATTGAGTTGTCGATTGAGAGCAGGGCCGATGCTAAGCAAATCGGGAAATAGTCAGACTACAAGTTCTGAAAACAAGGAGATTTACCAATCGGTGGTTGACAAGTTTGGAGAATTGTATACCGATGGCAAGAAACAAACTGTTGAGTCATTGACTTCAAGACCCAACAAGTGCTACTATGTAGGCGGTGCTTCGAACAATATGAGCATTATCAAAAAGATGTCGCAGATATTGGGTGCGGTTAACGGCAATTTTAAAGTTGAGATTCCAAATGCATGTGCACTTGGCGGTGCATATAAGGCTAGCTGGAGCCACGAGTGCGAAGTTGAAGATAAGATGATCCCCTATGATCAATACATTGCCAAGTTGTTCAAGGTGAGTGAGGAATTGGAGAGTTTTTCAGATAAAGATTTATGGCACGAGTATTTCGAAGGTGTTGGAATGTTGGCTAGGATGGAGAATGACTTGTTGAAAGCCGATTAGAGTAACACATTCTGTCTTTTGGGCTCTTTTGGTTTGCTTTGaatttctctcttttgctctcatttaaaaaatataaagacAAGTTTTAGACCTAGAGGTTAAAAAGTGGTAATGACGATATAGAATTGAAATGTAATGATTTTAGATTAGTATTTTGTAGCAGTTATCGAGATAAACTTTGTATCTCTAGTTCCAAGAAGTCAAGGAGACAAAGagtaacttttttttatttttcatttttcattttatttcattttatttcattttttattttttttttcttctttttgtggAGGTTTGCATCATTACAATTTTGAGAGACTCCATCAACTTTTCAATAAATCATAAAGTCattaaataaacaaaaagtcAATAAGCAAACAAGCAAGTTAGCAAAGCagaaataagaaagaatatTATCAAATGTCTAGAGTACGATATTTGAATTTACAAACAAGGCGGCTTTCCACTTTGCTCAAGAAGGATATCCACAGTCTCCAACCCAAGGATCTTACCCACGAGTCCATAAATCATGATGATTACGATGGCTTGCGTAAACTAATCGTTGAACTTTCCAACTCCTCGAATCCTGCTAAGCTGAAACTTTATGAGCACCTTATACCAACTTTTGGCAGGTACTTTCAAATCCAGGACAGCTCCTTTGACAATGAAATGTTGAAACACCTTATTGACTTGAATCCAGGTAGGGTGTTCACTACTGCCGAGTTGTTTGAGAAACatgcaaatgaaaaaagcaATGACTTGGTAAACCATGTCTTTGATAAATTAGTAAAGGAGTATATTGAAGATACAGAAAGTGAAATTGATAGTGTGTTTGCATTCTTTGAGCAATATGGAAGAGAAATGCGTCTTGGACAAGGCGATATTAGCGCAATGTTATTGACTGAAATGATTAAGCGTGAGGATGCAAAACTGATTCGCAGGTTTTTTGGAACAATTGATGTGAATAAGGAGGTTTGCTTGGAAGTTGCCAAACACAAATTGGATTCATCATGGGGTAGATTTGCATTTATTGAGCTTGTTAAACAATGGTTCCGAATCGGGGCAGCGGACATTAGGCCATGGGTTTATGAAGTAACTTTAAGGATTCTCAACTTTAACAATAACGATTTACAAAATCTTGTTGGTGCTAATGAGTCTGAAAGTGATGAATTTGCTACTTTAAGCAATGATATCATTAATTTTATAAATGAGAGCAAGATGGACATGGAGGCTTCCAATGTTTACCTTCGCTCACTCATCCTTGAGGTATGCGGTATTGCAAGAGATGATTTGGATGCGACACTTCGGAAATATGCCCACTACGAAGGGTTTGCACCATTTGGCCTTGAAAGTCTTAAGCAATCGATGGTGAAAATCTTTGCATACCAAGCTATAAAACACAACAAGTCCATATATGTATCCACTGCAGAGGCGATCCAGCCTCCCGAAACCACGATCTCGTCTTTACAGCTCTTGATTGTTTTAAAATCCTATTTCAATGCTGATGATGGCTTAGAGTTGTTCAACAGCTATGTGAGTCAAGTTTCCGACACAGTTAAAGAGGGCAAGTCGCAAAAAGGTGCTTTGACAGAGGCCATTATTTTAGGATTTTTGGTGCATAACGATCGCGAGTTTGCTACGCTTATATTTGATAAGGCAGTGGAAGGCCAAATTATTCTGGACGAGCTAGAAATTACGAGGATCAAGAAATGGTTCAAGGCTTATAGTGACTCGTTTATCGAGAAGGAGGACTGGGAGGCACATGCAAAGCATATGATGAAAGAGCAGGCATTGCAGTTTATCCAAAATGTTGGAACCGCAAAATTACTGGCATTGATCCCCAAGGAGAGTATGTAGAACAACCATTAATAGACAAAGCGGACAACCTGctcctttttctcttctcttctcttctcttctcttctcttctcttctcttctcttctcttctcttctcttctcttctcttctcttctcttcttttcttttccttgcatttcttgttcttcaagATTTGACAATGGTgcaagttttttttaaaaaaataaaaaaacttgACGCATTCTTCTTGCTATATCTTGTTTTCTCTAATAATTATGTTCGGAGacaaaagaagcaaatgtCAATTTTGCATGGGCAGGAAAGGGATGGTGGGTGTTTTCAATGGTGGTGACacaatacaaaacaagTGTTAGTCATATCTCTTAGCGGAATGCtgcaaattttttttttggttgagCTCAAAATTGCCGCGGTGACTCACCACGATAAcgaccaaaaaaaagttttttttttctttatttttttttttttccattccCTCCTTCACCCCTCAAGGCTAGAGCCATACCACTATGGAATTACTCAAAGCGAGATTATCTTCCGACCCAAGACTCGTGGAGATTATTAGCAGTATCGGCAAAGGCAAAAgtgaaagcaaaagcaaaagcaaaagaaaaaaaaaagatactTGGCCACAACTTGTAATTTTTCATATAAATAACCAAACAGAGAATTAAACTTGAGAATTAGTATTacatctttctttctttcttttattattcCTTTACTTAGTTATTCACATTTATTCACATTTATTAACATTTTATCACATCCTTTCACAATGAGCAGTAATCCAGTTATCCTCCACTTAAGAGCAGAGACTAAACCATTGGAAGCTAGAGCAGCTTTGACGCCAACCACAACCAAGCAATTGCTCGATGCAGGCTTCAAGGTCTACGTTGAAGAGAGCTCGCAATCAACATTCAATGCAAAGGAATATGAAGCCGTTGGCGCTGAAATTGTTCCAGAAGGTTCATGGAAAGATGCCCCCAAGGATCGTATCATCTTTGGCTTGAAAGAATTGCCAGAAAATGATACATTCCCACTTGTCCATACCCACATTCAGTTTGCACACTGCTACAAAAACCAAGCTGGTTGGGAGAAAGTCCTTGGCCGTTTCCCTGCTGGAAACGGTACATTGTACGATTTGGAGTTTTTGGAGAATGACCAAGGTAGAAGGGTTGCTGCATTTGGGTTCTATGCTGGTTTTGCAGGTGCTGCAATTGGTGTGTTGGACTGGGCTTTTAAACAATTACATGGCGATGACGAGAACTTGCCCGGCGTTTCCCCATACCCTAATGAAGATGCATTGATTAAAGATGTCAAGACCGAATTGGACAAGGCATTGGCCAAGAATGGTGGAAAATACCCTACCGCCTTGGTCATTGGTGCTCTTGGTAGATGTGGTTCCGGTGCGATTGACTTGTTCAAAAAAGTGGGCATTCCAGACGACAATGTTGCCAAGTGGGATATGGCGGAAACAGCAAAAGGTGGTCCTTTCAAAGAGATTGTTGACACCAACATCTTTGTCAACTGTATCTACTTGTCGCAACCAATTGCACCATTTATCAACTACGAGACTTTGAACGTTCCAGAGAGAAAATTGACCACCATTGTCGACGTCAGTGCCGATACTACTAACCCACACAACCCAATTCCTGTTTACGAAATAGCTACAGTGTTTAATGATCCAACCGTGCCAGTCAAGACCACCGCAGGACCAAAGTTGTCAGTATGTTCGATAGACCACTTACCAAGTTTATTGCCAAGGGAGGCCTCAGAGTTTTTCTCAAAAGATTTGATGCCAAGCTTGTTGCAATTACCAGAAAGAGACACGGCACCAGTATGGGTGAGAGCCAAACAATTGTTTGACAAAAACGTTGCTCGCTTATAGTTTATTTATCtatttaataataatattaataataataataataataataataataataataataataataataataataataataataataataataataataataataataaccaAAATTACTTATTCTAATGTTACTttaacttttcttttcttcttgttatTGTGGTTGTTCTTGCCATTTCTGCTCTTTccccttttgttttgctttccaCTCATAATGGTCTTGATCTCTTCACCATCAGTTTCGTATTCTGACCCATCGAGTTCGGCTTCTCCCTCTTCTTCGTCAGCAAAACGTTTCTTCATGGTctcaactttttcaatatgTTCTGGTGcacaaacaacacaatTGAGCCTCTCACCAGTATCATAGATAGCCACCTGGTCTTTTATCGACAAGTTCCAAATAACAACTTTACCATCCGATGAAACTGAAATTAGGAATGGAATATCCTGCGTGTCTACACTTTGGTAAAATTGCACATCCTTGATACGATTGGTATGTCCACGAAGCAAAAAGACCGCATCAATAGAAGTGTTCTCATTGCTGTCTGCCACTGCATCTTCattatctttatcttttccGTCTCCTTCTTCCAAGGACTCTATAATCTCTTCGAAATCGTAAAATCCAATCAGACCATCTCCAAACCCTATAATCATCCACTCTTTATTGTCAAACTTGACAATCTCTATGCACATCAAGGTACTCTTGAACTTTAATTTCTTGGCAATTTTGGCAGTAGAAGTCTTGTAAAGCAATATCAGATTGTTCAatccaacaacaaaaaactgCCCATTACTGCTCCATCTGACAAATTGCCCCGAATGGCCCAAATGGTCACGACCCTTGATCTTCAATACAGCGGCTTTCTTTGCGGTCATAAGATTCCACAAACGGATGGTTTTGTCTTGAGAAACACTTATTGCAACTCGTCCCGAAGGATGAATGCTGAGATCATTAATCTTGTCCAGGTGACCTTTAagtgttgcaaaaactTCCCAATCTTTGGTTCTCCAAATAATAATCTTACCATCCTCTGAGCCGGAGAGAAGCCACTTGCCTGCATGCAAGCTTTCTGCAGTAGCATCTGCATCCTCCGACGTTGTATTGGTACCCTCTCTAGAGAATCTCAATGCAGTGATTGTACCCTGGTGTGATAACAAGGTCCCCAATTCCTTACGCTTCTGCAAATCGTATATCCTAATATGCTCATCGTTTGATCCAGTGACAAGATACCTTTTAGCCAAGTCGATCGACTTGATGGAGAGTGAATGTGcttggaaatggaaaatagGCTGGAAAACTGGTTCTTTGACATTCTTGGGGTCAAGAATAACggaaagacaaagaaggTTATGTTCATAAGATCCTACAAATATTCGAAACTGGATAGGATTAAGACTAGATTTGGTGCTAGATACATTCGACGTTACCGATGGTTGCGTCGTGATTGTAGCTGTACTTCCCTTCAATGCTGActtgatttctttttcaactgCTTTGGGTGCTTCACTGGCATTGGTAGACTTGAATTTAGCTGACTTCCCCATTGTGAACTaagataaataaaatatgaGGGTGATAAAAGTAGTTTTGATGGCAGCGCTGGTAGTCCCTGACCTATGGTTCTCTTGTGACTTGTTGTACAGgtgaaatgaaatgaaatggaaaGAGATGGAATAAGATAAAATGCGAGATGAGAAGGTCTCGCATTTTCCTCCCAAGAGTGAGAATCAAGTACGCTGCAAAATAAGAGATTTGAGGTTCGCACACGGAGaacataaaataaaaaaaataaaataaaaaaaaaataaaaatcaaataaaaaaatggaaaaaagaaaacaaaggaagCCGCACCATACTTTTGGCTGTTGCAAATGCAGAACGACATAGTCTCCATCTTCCATCCCCACccaaacacatacacatacacctACAAGAATCATATCCAGTACCAAGATTGGTATCCTTACCTttaaaaacagaaaacaacaaaagaaacaggaatttcacaacaacaacaacaacaacataagGTAGTACTGTACACTTTGGCAGACGAAACGAAATTATTTAACGATTACTTTGatattcttcctttttgtttttgggaTTCCCAgttaaatatatataacaacacaacataacacaacacaacacaTTTGGCAATTATGGTGCATAATCAAAAGACtccacaacaacacaatTCTACTCTTTTCATATCTCCCATGCTCAGTCGACGGAAAGAGATATTTCGAACCCCGCCAAACCAAACATTAACAACGAAGCAAAATAGTAAACTATTTGAGACACCAGGCTCCTCTTCCAAGTCGctgtttttcaatcttgacCGTACATCCAACAATAACCTTTCTCATAATAGAAGCGACGAATCCTTACTGCAAGATCTGCTCACACCGATAGACAAGCTCCGGTTATGGCGTCATGATGTTATCGGACAACACCAGTACAAAACTGCCGAGTTTTTGGGGGACAAAATATTGGACATCACCAACGATGCCAACGATGCCTTTTGGCTAGCCCAGGTATATTTCAACAGGGGTAATTATCTTCGTTGCAAGGAATTGATACTTTCGAACGAGGAATTCTCTCAAAGTATACTCTGTCGATACTTGGCTGGCTATAGTTTGATCAAGTTGGAGCAATGGGAAGATGCTCTAGATGTTATTGGAGAAGAGAACCCATACGAGAAAGATGATCGATTGAAAAACGAGGATGGTGGGGTTAAACTTGAGGCATCCATGTGCTACTTACGCGGGTTGGTATATGCTGCCCAAAATAACTTTGCCAGAGCAACAGAATGCTATAAAGAGGCTCTACTAGTGGATGTAAAGTGTTATGAAGCATTTGATGAGTTGATCAGCAACAATCTTTTGACTCCCAGCGAAGAATGGGAGTTTGTCACCACAAGACTAAACTACAACGAAGTTGATAGCAATGACGATTTGATCAAGCTCTTGTATGCCACCAAGTTGAGCAAGTACCTCAATGCTGACAAGATCAAAGAAGCAGAACAAGTGTTGCGTGAGGAATATGGGCTCAATGACAATGGCGACTTGTTGTTGAGCCAGGCGGACTACTTGTACACTCAGTGTAATTTTGATGCTTGTTTAAATGTTTGCGAGAAAATCTTATTCAAAGATCAATACAATTTTGACGTGCTTCCCAACTATTTGAGCTGCTTATATGAGCTTGGTGGGAGAAACAAGTTGTTTTACAAGAGTCACCAGATGGCCGAGTTTCACCCGACAAACCCCATGACGTGGTTGGCTATTGGAACGTATTATCTTTCGATCAATAAAGTTGTTGAGGCAAGGAAGAGTTTTAGTAAGGCCACTACTATTAATCCTAATTTTGGCCAAGCATGGATTGGGTTTGCCCACACATTTGCCATTGAAGGTGAACACGAGCAAGCTATAAGTGCATATGCTTATGCAGCGCGATTGTTTCCCGGTACTCACCTTCCAAACTTGTTCTTGGGTATGCAGCATATGGCCATGTCGAATCTACAGATGGCGCAAGAGTACCTTCTCGCGTCTCACTACATTTGCAATGCGGATCCGTTATTGTTGAATGAGTTGGGTGTGTTATATTTCCACAAAGCTCAGTTTGACAAGGCACATTCTTATCTCTGTAC
Encoded proteins:
- the MAK11 gene encoding Protein mak11 produces the protein MGKSAKFKSTNASEAPKAVEKEIKSALKGSTATITTQPSVTSNVSSTKSSLNPIQFRIFVGSYEHNLLCLSVILDPKNVKEPVFQPIFHFQAHSLSIKSIDLAKRYLVTGSNDEHIRIYDLQKRKELGTLLSHQGTITALRFSREGTNTTSEDADATAESLHAGKWLLSGSEDGKIIIWRTKDWEVFATLKGHSDKINDLSIHPSGRVAISVSQDKTIRLWNLMTAKKAAVLKIKGRDHLGHSGQFVRWSSNGQFFVVGLNNSILLYKTSTAKIAKKLKFKSTLMCIEIVKFDNKEWMIIGFGDGSIGFYDFEEIIESLEEGDGKDKDNEDAVADSNENTSIDAVFLLRGHTNRIKDVQFYQSVDTQDIPFLISVSSDGKVVIWNLSIKDQVAIYDTGERLNCVVCAPEHIEKVETMKKRFADEEEGEAELDGSEYETDGEEIKTIMSGKQNKRGKSRNGKNNHNNKKKRKVKVTLE
- the cut9 gene encoding anaphase-promoting complex subunit Cut9 (BUSCO:EOG09260S5R), encoding MVHNQKTPQQHNSTLFISPMLSRRKEIFRTPPNQTLTTKQNSKLFETPGSSSKSSFFNLDRTSNNNLSHNRSDESLSQDSLTPIDKLRLWRHDVIGQHQYKTAEFLGDKILDITNDANDAFWLAQVYFNRGNYLRCKELILSNEEFSQSILCRYLAGYSLIKLEQWEDALDVIGEENPYEKDDRLKNEDGGVKLEASMCYLRGLVYAAQNNFARATECYKEALLVDVKCYEAFDELISNNLLTPSEEWEFVTTRLNYNEVDSNDDLIKLLYATKLSKYLNADKIKEAEQVLREEYGLNDNGDLLLSQADYLYTQCNFDACLNVCEKILFKDQYNFDVLPNYLSCLYELGGRNKLFYKSHQMAEFHPTNPMTWLAIGTYYLSINKVVEARKSFSKATTINPNFGQAWIGFAHTFAIEGEHEQAISAYAYAARLFPGTHLPNLFLGMQHMAMSNLQMAQEYLLASHYICNADPLLLNELGVLYFHKAQFDKAHSYLCTALERAKNHLNLNSKTYVSIRSNLGHTFRRMNMPEEALECFGEVLQCRQDANIMTAVALIYMKVGDFVKAADYLHNALAISPLDPIANDLLQRALESCSLGAFEAELGDL
- the LYS1_2 gene encoding Saccharopine dehydrogenase (BUSCO:EOG09262XGK), giving the protein MSSNPVILHLRAETKPLEARAALTPTTTKQLLDAGFKVYVEESSQSTFNAKEYEAVGAEIVPEGSWKDAPKDRIIFGLKELPENDTFPLVHTHIQFAHCYKNQAGWEKVLGRFPAGNGTLYDLEFLENDQGRRVAAFGFYAGFAGAAIGVLDWAFKQLHGDDENLPGVSPYPNEDALIKDVKTELDKALAKNGGKYPTALVIGALGRCGSGAIDLFKKVGIPDDNVAKWDMAETAKGGPFKEIVDTNIFVNCIYLSQPIAPFINYETLNVPERKLTTIVDVSADTTNPHNPIPVYEIATVFNDPTVPVKTTAGPKLSVCSIDHLPSLLPREASEFFSKDLMPSLLQLPERDTAPVWVRAKQLFDKNVARL
- a CDS encoding uncharacterized protein (BUSCO:EOG09261HZD); protein product: MPDYSTSNNLYLGFDLSTQQLKIIVTNEHLHALNTYNVEFDSVYKDKYGIHKGVISGKDGEIVSPVLMWLDAIDHLFAEMKNEKFPFEKVVGISGSGQQHGSIYWSHDADKLLGELNPELDLSQQLPEALSWEMSPNWQDHSTIPEANVFHDVVGKENLARITGSRAHLRFTGLQIRKFVTRSHGKEYQHTARISLVSSFVTSVLLGHIAELEQSDACGMNLYDINKQDYDDELLAIAAGVSTKADGVAKSDPKYQESIDALKQKLGPIKPITYKAAGNISPYFVSKYGFSQDCKVYSFTGDNLATIISLPLQPNDCLVSLGTSTTVLLITENYQPSSQYHLFKHPTMPNHYMGMICYSNGALAREKARDEINKAHKVANPKSWDQFNAILDKSHSFNGKLGIYFPIGEIVPQAPAQTIRAVLDKGGDNNNNNNNNNNNNKNNNNNTNHNGEYKVTSCELDTHDFVIDDDALAIVESQTLSCRLRAGPMLSKSGNSQTTSSENKEIYQSVVDKFGELYTDGKKQTVESLTSRPNKCYYVGGASNNMSIIKKMSQILGAVNGNFKVEIPNACALGGAYKASWSHECEVEDKMIPYDQYIAKLFKVSEELESFSDKDLWHEYFEGVGMLARMENDLLKAD